A window from Ramlibacter pinisoli encodes these proteins:
- a CDS encoding MFS transporter: MLEPVPSVGPAELAQGQKALVRDLAWASMSGAFSGGVILVAFALALGATPLHVGLLAAIPFMAQAVQLPATVLVERVRQRRKIGVLTISAARIVVLAMAALPFLPGEGTALKALIAAQVLICGLNAVGGCAVNSWLHQLIPHHELGNFFARRLFSGTALACVGTLAAGWLVDRGSPGQPLHAYALAFAIAGVAGFVSSFHLSRAPEPQMQRAGPEGDLARRLLEPFADRNFRRLLVFLAAWAVASNLAAPFLTVYLMQQRGYQVATVTSLWVASQLANALTLYLWGRLSDRYSNKSVLAVALPVNFACLLALVFVDGLDESWQLPVLYAVHAVFGVVCGGIGLAVGNLGLKLAPQGRGTAYLAAIGLCSAVAGGIAPIVAGALAEAFQATELSAVVRWTSWGNSSEISLVSFAHWEFLFALAALLGLYVIHALSRIDEGGEVSERQVVQEFALEAWRSLNNLSTVAGALGNLFPFERLSERRKWWRLREAGNR, encoded by the coding sequence ATGCTGGAGCCCGTCCCGTCCGTCGGCCCCGCCGAGCTCGCGCAAGGCCAGAAGGCGCTGGTGCGCGACCTCGCCTGGGCCAGCATGTCCGGTGCGTTCTCGGGCGGCGTCATCCTGGTGGCGTTCGCGCTCGCGCTGGGCGCCACGCCGCTGCACGTGGGCCTGCTGGCGGCCATCCCCTTCATGGCGCAGGCGGTGCAGCTGCCGGCCACCGTCCTGGTCGAGCGGGTGCGCCAGCGCCGCAAGATCGGCGTGCTGACCATCAGCGCGGCCCGGATCGTCGTGCTGGCGATGGCGGCGCTGCCGTTCCTGCCGGGCGAGGGCACGGCGCTGAAGGCGCTGATCGCGGCCCAGGTGCTGATCTGCGGCCTCAACGCCGTGGGCGGCTGCGCGGTGAACTCCTGGCTGCACCAGCTCATTCCGCACCACGAGCTGGGCAACTTCTTCGCCCGCCGGCTGTTCTCGGGCACCGCGCTGGCCTGCGTCGGCACGCTGGCGGCCGGCTGGCTGGTCGACCGCGGCTCGCCGGGCCAGCCCCTGCATGCCTATGCGCTGGCATTCGCAATCGCGGGCGTGGCCGGCTTCGTCAGCTCGTTCCATCTCAGCCGCGCGCCCGAGCCGCAGATGCAGCGGGCCGGCCCCGAAGGCGATCTGGCGCGTCGCCTGCTGGAGCCGTTCGCCGACCGCAATTTCCGCCGCCTGCTGGTGTTCCTGGCCGCCTGGGCCGTCGCCTCCAACCTGGCCGCGCCCTTCCTCACCGTCTACCTGATGCAGCAGCGCGGCTACCAGGTGGCCACCGTCACCAGCCTGTGGGTGGCCAGCCAGCTGGCCAATGCGCTCACGCTCTACCTGTGGGGCCGGCTGTCGGACCGCTATTCGAACAAGTCGGTGCTGGCGGTCGCGCTGCCGGTGAACTTCGCCTGCCTGCTGGCGCTGGTGTTCGTCGACGGGCTGGACGAGAGCTGGCAGCTGCCCGTGCTGTACGCCGTGCACGCGGTGTTCGGTGTGGTCTGCGGCGGCATCGGCCTGGCCGTCGGCAACCTCGGCCTGAAGCTGGCGCCGCAGGGGCGCGGCACGGCCTACCTGGCCGCCATCGGCCTGTGTTCGGCGGTCGCGGGCGGCATCGCGCCCATCGTGGCCGGCGCCCTGGCCGAAGCATTCCAGGCCACCGAGCTGTCGGCCGTGGTCCGCTGGACCAGCTGGGGCAACTCGAGCGAGATTTCGCTGGTGAGCTTCGCGCACTGGGAGTTCCTGTTCGCGCTGGCCGCGCTGCTGGGCCTGTACGTGATCCACGCGCTGTCGCGCATCGACGAGGGCGGCGAGGTGAGCGAGCGGCAGGTGGTGCAGGAGTTCGCGCTCGAGGCCTGGCGTTCGCTCAACAACCTGTCGACGGTGGCCGGCGCGCTGGGCAACCTGTTCCCGTTCGAACGGTTGTCGGAGCGGCGCAAGTGGTGGCGCCTGCGCGAGGCCGGCAACCGCTGA
- a CDS encoding SDR family NAD(P)-dependent oxidoreductase, which produces MNGRKVAVVTGSGSGVGAATVLLFAQRGYDVVVNWSRSEREAQDSAAACRAAGADVLVQQADVADDAQCRALVAAAVGRWGRLDALVNNAAVSLFGAAAKWDALDPQAFHQVMGVNTVGAFQMVRAALSHLKETGGSIVNVSSIAGTLGIGSSAPYVASKGALNALTLYLARALAPQVRVNAVCPGLVTSRWFARGMGEAAADKVREGYEADVPLGRSCTPEDVAEAIVWLADGARTTTGELLALDGGMHLGRVARR; this is translated from the coding sequence ATGAACGGACGCAAGGTCGCCGTCGTCACCGGATCGGGCAGCGGCGTGGGCGCCGCCACGGTGCTGCTGTTCGCGCAGCGCGGCTACGACGTGGTGGTCAACTGGTCGCGCAGCGAACGCGAGGCGCAGGACAGCGCCGCCGCCTGCCGCGCCGCCGGCGCCGACGTGCTGGTGCAGCAAGCCGATGTCGCCGACGATGCCCAGTGCCGCGCGCTGGTCGCCGCGGCGGTCGGGCGCTGGGGCCGGCTCGACGCCCTGGTCAACAACGCCGCCGTTTCCCTGTTCGGCGCCGCCGCCAAGTGGGACGCGCTGGACCCGCAGGCATTCCATCAGGTCATGGGTGTCAACACGGTCGGCGCCTTCCAGATGGTGCGTGCCGCCCTGTCGCACCTGAAGGAAACGGGCGGCAGCATCGTCAACGTGTCGTCGATCGCCGGCACGCTGGGCATCGGCTCGTCGGCGCCCTACGTGGCGTCCAAGGGCGCGCTGAACGCCCTGACGCTGTACCTGGCACGCGCGCTGGCGCCGCAGGTGCGCGTCAACGCGGTCTGCCCCGGCCTGGTCACCTCGCGCTGGTTCGCGCGCGGCATGGGCGAGGCGGCGGCGGACAAGGTCCGCGAGGGCTACGAGGCCGACGTGCCGCTGGGCCGCTCGTGCACGCCCGAGGACGTGGCCGAGGCCATCGTCTGGCTGGCCGATGGCGCCCGCACCACCACCGGCGAGCTGCTGGCGCTGGACGGTGGCATGCACCTCGGCCGGGTGGCGCGCCGGTGA
- a CDS encoding NUDIX hydrolase has product MLLDAGLRATIAGRLASWPVQALDLGEHRHAAVAVALIEEGTGAALPHMHEPAGWSLAAALLLTRRASGLNRHAGQWALPGGRVDPGETAEQAALRELHEEVGLQLGPETVLGRLDDYATRSGYVITPVVVWAGAATGLVPSPAEVASIHRIPLEEFMRTDAPLLEPSEDPARPILRMPVGQGWIAAPTAAVLYQFREVCVAGRPTRVAHFEQPLFARR; this is encoded by the coding sequence ATGCTGCTGGACGCCGGCCTGCGCGCCACCATCGCCGGGCGCCTCGCGTCCTGGCCGGTGCAGGCGCTGGACCTGGGCGAGCACCGGCACGCCGCGGTGGCGGTCGCCCTCATCGAGGAGGGCACGGGCGCCGCGCTGCCGCACATGCACGAGCCGGCCGGCTGGAGCCTGGCGGCCGCGCTGCTGCTCACCCGCCGCGCCAGCGGGCTGAACCGCCACGCCGGCCAGTGGGCGCTGCCCGGCGGCCGGGTCGATCCCGGCGAGACCGCCGAGCAGGCGGCGCTGCGCGAGCTGCACGAGGAAGTGGGCCTGCAGCTCGGTCCCGAGACCGTGCTCGGTCGGCTGGACGACTACGCCACCCGCTCGGGCTACGTCATCACGCCGGTGGTGGTGTGGGCCGGCGCCGCCACTGGACTGGTGCCCAGCCCGGCCGAGGTGGCCAGCATCCACCGCATCCCGCTCGAGGAGTTCATGCGCACCGACGCCCCGCTGCTGGAACCGTCGGAGGACCCGGCCCGGCCCATCCTGCGCATGCCGGTCGGCCAGGGCTGGATCGCCGCGCCGACGGCAGCGGTGCTCTACCAGTTCCGCGAGGTGTGCGTCGCCGGCCGTCCGACCCGCGTGGCGCATTTCGAGCAGCCGCTGTTCGCGCGGCGGTGA
- the eda gene encoding bifunctional 4-hydroxy-2-oxoglutarate aldolase/2-dehydro-3-deoxy-phosphogluconate aldolase, with protein sequence MVTRQPSLAAVDVMRDAPVIPVIVVDDAAQAVPLARALVAGGIRMLEVTLRTPVALAAIEAIARDVPEAVAGAGTIRSVADARAAVAAGARFGVSPGYTSAIGRACRDAGLPLLPGVATGSEILLAAEDGYTELKFFPAVQAGGVAMLKAWHGPFHDVRFCPTGGVSAANAREFLALPNVVCVGGSWLTPADAVKAGDWDRITRLAREAVALRGG encoded by the coding sequence ATGGTGACACGCCAGCCTTCCCTCGCCGCCGTCGACGTGATGCGCGACGCGCCCGTTATTCCCGTCATCGTGGTCGACGACGCGGCCCAGGCAGTGCCGCTCGCCCGTGCCCTGGTGGCCGGCGGCATCCGCATGCTGGAGGTGACGCTGCGCACGCCGGTGGCGCTGGCGGCCATCGAGGCCATCGCCCGCGACGTCCCCGAGGCCGTGGCCGGCGCCGGCACCATCCGCAGCGTGGCCGACGCGCGGGCCGCGGTCGCGGCGGGTGCGCGCTTCGGCGTCAGCCCGGGCTACACCAGCGCCATCGGCCGCGCCTGCCGCGACGCCGGCCTGCCGCTGCTGCCCGGCGTCGCCACCGGCAGCGAGATCCTGCTGGCCGCCGAGGACGGCTACACCGAGCTGAAGTTCTTCCCCGCCGTGCAGGCCGGCGGCGTGGCCATGCTCAAGGCCTGGCACGGCCCGTTCCACGACGTGCGCTTCTGTCCCACCGGCGGCGTCAGCGCCGCCAACGCGCGCGAGTTCCTGGCGCTGCCCAACGTGGTGTGCGTGGGCGGCTCCTGGCTGACCCCGGCCGATGCGGTGAAGGCGGGCGACTGGGACCGGATCACCCGGCTGGCGCGCGAGGCGGTGGCGCTGCGCGGGGGCTGA